TCTGACCTATATTTCTCTATCAATTGGTCAAGTATTTGCGGTGTTTGTCCTTCTTCCTTTGAACCAGAAGTATTGGCTTTCTGCTGTTCAGAAAAACAATGGAGTGCCAGAACCAGAATTTCGCTTACCAATGGCTTTTCTTGGGTGTTTTGCCATTATGACCGgtatgtttatttttggttGGACCGTTCAGTACAAAGTCTTTTGGTTCGTGCCGTTGATCGGAACGACATTGGTAGGAGCCGGATTTGTCATGACATTCAATCCCATGAACATGTTTATCGTCGATAATTATGGCCGATATGCGGCAAGCGCGATGGCTGCCATCGCCATTCCTAGAAATATTTTCGGTGCCTGCTTTCCTTTATTTGCagaaaaattgtttgaGAGACTTGGATATGGTTGGGGTTCGAGTCTActagcttttcttttagtcgccataaatttttcaatagcAGCATTATATATGTTTGGAAAAACTATTCGTGAAAAGCGTCCCTTTGATCATACAAAATACTAGGTTTTCGAAACAATCgctatttgtttttttttttttaattttaaaaaaattaaacatgCATTTTAAATGATTACCAAAGTTTACTAATAACCCatgaataatttaaaaccttttttaatGGATCCCCGCAACCGTCTCCACACAGAACCTAATACTTATTCGCGCGCATTTAACATTCTTCTACTTTAATCGTTGGCAGGTCCAACTGGATAGGAATTGGAATactttatttcttttctgtACTCTTAAAACAGTATTTTTCATATATGTTAcctaaataatttttttatagtttTACTCATtcaatagtttttttaaaaaataataataataataataattaaactATTCATCTTTACTCTTTACAATCGCCTACTTCCACAAACTAATATTGTAGTAGCTGTAGCACTTCATACTTACATTATTTTCGCACATTTGGTTCTTCCTGTAGGCAGTGTTTCACTGCCGATCATACTCGCTTAGTACTGCTTTATAGAGCCAATGGGACAAGGAAGGGTGCGGGTGAATATGCGGGTTCCTTAGCCGAAAACATGTGCGGGATCTCTTATTTACATGGTTTGACACATAATTGTGTAcgattaaataaaaattaattcatcaattttataCTCTGATAATCTGGTTGCTCTTATAGGCAATACCTCCAAAATATTGGACTCGAAAACCGAACTTTCAAGCGATATTTTTCTCGTGAAAGCACAGGCTCAATgaactaaatttttatttaatacaACAGAAACAAACACTTCATactaaacaaaaagaagttgTGCTGAATTTCTGTACAAAATCCTCTAGAAGCGGCCATGCGATGACCTGACAAGCAAGCTGAGCGGCCCGTGCAAGGAGCgctgaaattttgaaacaagCCGAGGATTCTAAGGTTCCCGATTTAAACCAACTTTTAGTATCAGAGTGAACGTCAGTCACGGGTatgagtaaataaaaaaagtgaaaaacGTAATTCCTTGAGCTGATACCGAATGCATTCGTGAAAAACAACAGTATTGTGATTGACGAGAATGCGGAAGTTACGTAATTGTCATTCTCACAGAAACACCCGATTACTCAAACGAAAttgatatatatatgcGGGTAAAGATCAAAGTATAGAACTATTCATAATTGTAATTGattactttgaaaaaacatCATGGCAGAACTCGAATTTACTGACGAAAAATTCACAAAGGTTGACCCTGAACTAAAGGAGGtgagttttaaaaatgagtACCAAATGTCTTAACATGACTTTGTTGTCACAGTTTGACTAAGGTCCGTTGTTTTCGTTCATTGTTCTAACCTTGCAGATCCTCAAGAAGCATCCTGCTGGAACTGAAAACATTACCAACATTTGGCAGATGCGAGCAATGGATGAGGAATGTCGTAAGCAACTTGCTGAGACAATCTTGCCTCTTCCTGATGATGTTTCAGTCACCGATATTTTGATTCCTACACGAGATGGAACGGAAATAGATGGTAGGGTGTTTACTCCAGTGTCAGTACCTGCAGATTATCGTTCTCTGATGGTATTCTATCATAGCTCTGGATGGTGTATGCGTGGTGTTCGTGATGATGACtcacttttcaaaattctgACTCCAAAGTTTGGATGCGTTTGTGTTTCAGTCGATTACCGTCTAGCACCCGAAAGCAAATTCCCCGTTGCCCACAATGATGCCATTGACTCCTTTAAATGGGTTGCCAGCAACATTGAAAAACTCGGTGCAAATCCCAAACGTGGTTTCTTCTTAGGAGGTGCATCTGCTGGCGGAAACTTTGTTTCCGTTTTGAGTCATATCGCGAGAGATGAAAAGATTAAACCAGAGCTCACTGGTCTCTGGCATATGGTTCCTACACTTATTCACCCTGCGGATTTGGACGAAGAGACTATGGCACAATTTAGAAGCTATAAAGAGACTATTCATGCTCCAGTAATCACTCCAAAAATCATGGATATCTTCTTCGAAAACTATCAACCAACCCCCAAGTCACCTTTAGTTAATCCATTGTATTATCCCACCGGTCATAAGGATCTTCCTCCATCCTTTTTCCAGTGTTGTGGATGGGATCCTCTTCGTGATGAGGGAATTGCTTACGAAAAGGCTCTCAAAGCCGCTGGAAACGAAACTCGTCTCATTGTATATGAGGGTGTACCACATTGCTTCTGGGTATATTACCCTATGTTGTCTTTGAGGAAAAAATACTTTGAAGATGCAATTGATGGATTTACCTGGCTTTTAAGTCatgtaaagaaagaagatgaTTAAAGAACATATTATAGCCTGTTCCTTTTTAGCctccttaaaaaaaacggaACTTCTAAGACATGTAGATGcaatatttattcatatGACAACAGCAGCTTGAAATGCCAAAAATGGTCTTTCATAACAAGCGCTGATATTATACGAGGAAGTGATAACCGTATTTATCTCTGCTTGATTCACACAATTAatgatatatattattattccATTATAGGAATTGATGTCCAGAGTGATTTAAGAGTACTAGCGGAAGTCAAACGACAGAATTAGTTAGCTTTGTACAATCGTATTGAGTAGTTGATAAACAAACAGGAGAATGGTTGCAACGTTATTCTTTTCTGGCAATTAGAGATTGGGGACTTTTAAGTGATTTACCGAGAGGTGAGTATTTCAAtgctaattttttgaacttCTTGCATCTTACTATACTCACGTTTTAAGGTAAATTTAGCGGTGTTTTGTGTAGCCTTTTCCATCCCGATCAATTATTTCGAGTATGAGTAACAAGTCACTTGTTAAGGAGAAGAGGACAGAGTATTTACTAATATATGAAGCCGGcatataattattttgagtAAGTACTGTAATGGTATAACGATACAATTCATAATATCTGCTATCATCCGAAACTTGTGTAGCTCCCTTCAGTTAAACGTTTTTGatcaattttcaaataaaaattaataaaactaaTGCGTTCATTTGGATTTTCTTAGTGTGATTGGTTTGACTAGCGAAATTATGATCTAGGCAGTGAACATATTCACAATAGCAATATTTTTCCCGTTGTGAAACATACCGCTGGGGTTCATGGCCATTCCTCAGAAGTTTGACGTCTGCCTTAATTTATGCAATTCAATATAGTACAAAGCCACTTTATCAAGAAATCATCTTCGGAAGAAAGCAGGCGTCCGGGATTTATTGACTATGTGTTATCCATTGTCTCTCCACCTCTTAAATTTTAAGGTACTTTACCTGTTAAAAGGCGCCTAAGAGAGATTCATCCCGCACATACATGTGCTGGTAGAAAGATGAGTATAATTTATGATATGGCTAACTTTAGGTGAGGTTTGCTTTGAATTTATGGAataataaatgtaaaaaaggAACTTTGATTTATCTACTGGATTGAAACTTGTCCTattcatttattcattttataaGAAAGGCAAGACTTGTTTCGTTAATTAACAATTgtcaattattaaaataaggcttttaatattaaaattaattaaataaagcaaCAAATGAACTCTTCAAACAACACTCATCATACTTAACTATTTAATTATCCGTGAACACTGGTAACAACCAATTGGGTAGAACCGAACGCCAATAGTAAGAGTAGCTGTTTCATAAAtctgatattttttaataaactcATTAATAATCCAATTCACCTGTCAAAATTCTATTCCCTCCAAGTCGAGGCCTAGAATGATATATTTTGGCGGAAGGAGATAAATccgttaaaaaaatcaaattatGAGTTATATCACGTTAACCAAAGATGAATGCTTTCGGAGCTACAAAAtgtattttgcttttaaagtATAACATGTTGGAACTAATTTAGTTGTCCTTTTgtaccaaaaaaataaaattattataaaacttccaaaaaaaacataataataataatatttgggataaaaaatacggggtttttaaattctaaTCTTTAATAACTAATACGACAAACTCATTTGTACTGTATctagaagaaaatttccttttgaGCACTTTTCTCCTTTAAGTCTTCTTACGATGTACATTATTTGAAGTGACGTAATGTTTCGTTATATCGGGATAGTTATACTTGCATACTATTATAATCTGGAATTGTGGTAATTCCAGTGTTTAAGAACGCTTACTATGTGATCAAGCAAGTAGCATTTAGTTAGATTTCTTGAATACAACCACTACTGGTTGATTATAGAACTGTTAATATAGCTACAAGTATTGCAGAATGCATTTTGTGATTCTATAAATAGtataacaataataatagaTATTCTTGTTTCTTATCGATTATCCCATATCTGATAGTTGTGAtgtactttattttttgttaaatagTTTTTCACCCTGACGACATATATTATGAATCTCAAAGTACCAGTTTCAGCGGCGTTTTCGGAGCAACACAGGGTCGTAGTTATGTCTGTTGTCTTGTTACATACCAAACATTATTATGTATTATTGACTTGATCACCTAAAGAGTTCATCCTTTGTCATTTAGACGTTGAATTGAGTGTTGAAACGTAAAAgtaataactttttttttcttatttaacattataattttttacaatatcGGTCGATACGCTTTCCGGACATCAAACCACCCCCTTTAATTCTGGCCTCCTATAGCCTCTTTAGCAAAGAATAGATTGAACGGTTTAGCAACATGTCAAAGTTGCAGAACAAGACGAATccatttgcaaaatattaattacCAACCTCATTACGATATTATGCTATAAATAATATGCTTAACTTACTCACCATTATATCGTTATAAGATATGTCCTGTTGGAAAAACTAGCTAGAGAAACCCACGGGCACGTGGGCCTTTTAGTAGCAGGTAAATCAATGTCAGTATTACTTTGTATATTGTAGAAATGAACCGATTTCATGCTAGCCGTTTTGCCATCGTAGTATAAGAAAGGATGCTAAATGAACATGGACTTTGTAGCTGAGCGCAATACATCTAAATTCATTaggaaaataattaatgaaaGGTTTCATGAAATCATCTCTGGTTGTTTCAAATTTGGACAAAAACGGGATTTCGCTTTTCCCAATGGGTACGGAAAGCGAATTCGTTTACAAATGTTTTAATATGAAACTTGAGATGTCATATTTACATAATTTCGAAAACCAAAAGTTATAAATGTAGCACTGAATTGctgtaataaaaaacaatataaactattacttttaaatacCACTTTATCTGttaagaaatattaaaaaaatacaacttCGCCTTTATACACTCCTCGTCCCAAGTTGAAATTGTCGGTCCGATATTTTCACTCATTCATTGCAATATCAGAAGACTTTTGAACCTTAAAAGTTAAGAAACTcatcattttaatttctattacttttttacgACATTTTTGGATTCTTCCCTTTCTCGAAGACATTATCTAAGtaatcaataaattctCAATACGATTTAACTATGTTCCGCAACTACAATTGGTTTGACGCAAAAGAGCCCATTTCATATGAGTCCGAAATTTACGCTAAAGGTCTCAAGTTTCAAAGACCCCAAATCACCGTAGATGGCAGACACTGGGAGCAACTGGCTGTTGAGCGAATGACCAAGGATGCCGCCGGCTACGTTTACGGATGTGCAGGAAAAAGAGAGACatatgataaaaatatgGAATCCTTTAAGAAATGGTCCATCATTCCTAACCGTCTCATCAAGTCTGGTTTCCCCGACTTGTCTACCACTGTCTTTGGCCAAAAATATCCTTTTCCTATTGCCTTGGCTCCTGTAGGagtacaaaaaattttcaatccAGAGGGTGAAAGTGGATCGTGTGCCGCTGCAACTAGAGAGCATATACCCTATATTATCAGTACTGCGTCTGCAACCAGCTTTGAAGATATAGAAAAGGCTAGTGGTCCTGGAGAGAGATGGTATCAACTTTATTGGCCAAGCAATGACCATCAAGACATTACCATTAGTTTGCTCAACCGCGCCAAGAAAACGGGCTGCAGAGTTTTGATAGTTACTCTTGACACATTTATTCTTGGATGGCGTCCCTCAGACATGGACAATGGTTACGATCCATTCTTAAATCCTGACAGCATCGGTGTTGAACACGGATTTTCCGACCCCGTTTTCCGTAAGCAGTTTAAGGAGAAGCATGGTGTGGAAGTCGAAGAAAATATGTTAGAGGCAGCTAAAGAGTTTGCTGGAATTGTCTTTCCTGGAATCAGCCATGATTGGGAAGACTTGAAGTTCCTTCGTAAACATTGGGATGGCCCAATTGTTCTCAAAGGTATCATGAATGTTCCTGATGCTAAGAAGGCAGTTGAATATGGCATGCAGGGCATCGTTGTATCAAATCATGGCGGTAGACAACAAGATGGAGGTGTTGCTTCCTTGACGATGCTACCAAAGATCGTAGATGCTGTTGGTGATAAATTAGATGTTCTATTTGACTCTGGTGTTCGTTCAGGTGCTGACATTGCCAAGGCCCTTGCATTAGGAGCTAAGATGGTTTTAATCGGTCGTCCCTATGTTTACGGGTTAGCCCTTGAAGGTTCATCCGGTGTTAGTCATGTCATTCGTTGTCTCTTGGGAGATTTGGAATTAACGCTACATCTATCTGGTATTGTATCTGTGAAACCAAAGGACTTAAACCGTGATGTCTTATATAAGGAGGAATAAATTTATGCATTAGTTAATGATCAGCAAATTTAGTTTAATTCCCGTTATAccatttaatatttatttacgCTATGAGTAATATAAAACTACCCATTAATAAGAATATGAGTAACTTATATTAATAAGCATAAAAAGCAATCAATAAGTGTTATGAGAAACTGACTCAAGTAACCAGTTCCATCAATATCATTAATTTCGAGTTCGTGAATAAAAGGAATTCCAGGGGTGtagaaaaagtaaagcattataagctttttaaattagAGTGCTAGTAtacaaaagaataaagaaacaaaaactaAAGAAACTATTGTACATCGTATAATTTACAATCGAATACTTCTTCCATTCATGTCTTCGAACACCGTTTCCTTAAAACCCGCCTTCCTTTCTGATCCAAACATTTCCTCCCACCAGCGACCGTCATCTAAAATCGAAGTGATCAGTGGGTCTACGGGGACTTCCTCATCCAGAATAGTATCAGTTCGTATTTCAGAAACACCCATAGCAGGTGTCGAATTCCCACTTTGAGTATCATCGCCATTATTCAAAAGCTCGTTTGTTCCTCTTGAAAACAactcttttgaaaatgaattcaGATCAGGATTAGACTTCATCGACTGATCTTCCACTATACCATATTCTAGAATACATAAAGGAAATCCtggaattttgaaattgtaaAGTGACTGTTCCTCTAAATACTGAAAGCGGTAGAAATTATACAATCTCTGAAGAGTTACCAACATTGCTTGATTAATTTTCCAATATTTGGATCGATCCTGTAAAATCTGATGATCAACGTGTACAAGTCGAGAGGAAGAAATGTAATTTTGGTCGATGTTGACAACACAAAACTTAAGAAGCATATGGATAGTAGCAGCAGTCAATATACTAAACCCCACAAATGGGCTCATTATGTAGTTTAAGGGGTCCTTTGAAAGTTTTGTAATGAAATCAGCAGAAGTAATGACTTGATCTAAAATCATATCCATCCATACAGTAGGAGGCTGTTGTCCGAAGCGTTGTGAAACAGAGGAAAAAAGTTTGGATTTCTGCCTCGACTTCTCAGGAAATAAATCTAAGACGTTTCTCAGAAGATAGGTCAAGGTAGTGTGATATAGCAAATGCATAAAAGTGTAACAGGCACCAGCCGATTCTCCGGGAGAACTATACGCCGAATAGTTAGTGTATGACCAAACTGCTCTTGGAGGTAAATTTTCATGCCAGGCTTTTAAAAGCTCAAAGCTACGATGGAATTGAGACTGATTTAGCCAAGGGGGTGTGATATCTTTCGTGTATCCACCACATAGAGCCCATCTTGAGATCTCACTCCACAAATTTGACAAGCGGATTAGGGAACCCGTCATAAACTCCAGTTGTAAACTTCTTTGGTATGGGGCCATTGAAGTGGTGTCTGACTGAGTGTTTTCCGGTAAAGATCCATCAAATAACTCAGTAAGAATTGGctgattaaataaaaaattaggtTCCGGACAAGGTAATTGTATACTAGTCTTTTGAAGAGATAAAGAAAGTGAGCGCAATTTTGAAGGTGCCATGTAACCTGTACTTAGCAAACGTTCgacaaaaaaacaagccCAATAAACCCTTCTTTTCTGCTCGGCTTCAGTCCATGAAACAGTGTTGGATCCCATCGTAAGAGGATTATCATTTATTTCGTTACCAAGATCTAAAGAATCGACCATACGGAGAGCCATACCCAGTAAAAGCCAGGCTTTAGCGCCTCTACAAGAGCCCAACTCAATTAAGCAAAGCAAGAGCAGGCAAGTGATATTAGTCAGTGAAATATCCTGGAAACGACAAGGAAGCAGTGAAAAGGCTTGGTTTGCGTAGTAATCAGATGCTGCAGTTGAAGATTTAAATCTATTGACTTCCTCTTGACTGAAACGAGCAGCGTGAGCACATATACAAAGTACGAGGACTGGCGGAGCAGTATCACTTGCAATTTGAGACGTAATTTGGGCCTTATTAAATATCCCAAAAAGTTCGGTATATGAAGTTTTAAGAAATATGTCCCAAAGCTGTAATAACTTTCTACTGGTTGGTAGCCTTAACTGCTTCTGATAGTCACCAAAGCTATTAATAGAGTAAGTAAAATCCATGTTAGGAGATGATGGAGAGAGGATCGTAGGAGAAAAAGGATGAGAGCCCAGATACGGTTGCACTATACC
This portion of the Schizosaccharomyces pombe strain 972h- genome assembly, chromosome: I genome encodes:
- a CDS encoding esterase/lipase encodes the protein MAELEFTDEKFTKVDPELKEILKKHPAGTENITNIWQMRAMDEECRKQLAETILPLPDDVSVTDILIPTRDGTEIDGRVFTPVSVPADYRSLMVFYHSSGWCMRGVRDDDSLFKILTPKFGCVCVSVDYRLAPESKFPVAHNDAIDSFKWVASNIEKLGANPKRGFFLGGASAGGNFVSVLSHIARDEKIKPELTGLWHMVPTLIHPADLDEETMAQFRSYKETIHAPVITPKIMDIFFENYQPTPKSPLVNPLYYPTGHKDLPPSFFQCCGWDPLRDEGIAYEKALKAAGNETRLIVYEGVPHCFWVYYPMLSLRKKYFEDAIDGFTWLLSHVKKEDD
- a CDS encoding L-lactate dehydrogenase (cytochrome); its protein translation is MFRNYNWFDAKEPISYESEIYAKGLKFQRPQITVDGRHWEQLAVERMTKDAAGYVYGCAGKRETYDKNMESFKKWSIIPNRLIKSGFPDLSTTVFGQKYPFPIALAPVGVQKIFNPEGESGSCAAATREHIPYIISTASATSFEDIEKASGPGERWYQLYWPSNDHQDITISLLNRAKKTGCRVLIVTLDTFILGWRPSDMDNGYDPFLNPDSIGVEHGFSDPVFRKQFKEKHGVEVEENMLEAAKEFAGIVFPGISHDWEDLKFLRKHWDGPIVLKGIMNVPDAKKAVEYGMQGIVVSNHGGRQQDGGVASLTMLPKIVDAVGDKLDVLFDSGVRSGADIAKALALGAKMVLIGRPYVYGLALEGSSGVSHVIRCLLGDLELTLHLSGIVSVKPKDLNRDVLYKEE
- the mca1 gene encoding transcription factor, with the translated sequence MIAAVEKDAVPRKRRVISQVSQACIRCRQKKIKCSGEKPSCQACSNNKVECIWPDRPNMRGKKPSSAARTLSPLTGIVQPYLGSHPFSPTILSPSSPNMDFTYSINSFGDYQKQLRLPTSRKLLQLWDIFLKTSYTELFGIFNKAQITSQIASDTAPPVLVLCICAHAARFSQEEVNRFKSSTAASDYYANQAFSLLPCRFQDISLTNITCLLLLCLIELGSCRGAKAWLLLGMALRMVDSLDLGNEINDNPLTMGSNTVSWTEAEQKRRVYWACFFVERLLSTGYMAPSKLRSLSLSLQKTSIQLPCPEPNFLFNQPILTELFDGSLPENTQSDTTSMAPYQRSLQLEFMTGSLIRLSNLWSEISRWALCGGYTKDITPPWLNQSQFHRSFELLKAWHENLPPRAVWSYTNYSAYSSPGESAGACYTFMHLLYHTTLTYLLRNVLDLFPEKSRQKSKLFSSVSQRFGQQPPTVWMDMILDQVITSADFITKLSKDPLNYIMSPFVGFSILTAATIHMLLKFCVVNIDQNYISSSRLVHVDHQILQDRSKYWKINQAMLVTLQRLYNFYRFQYLEEQSLYNFKIPGFPLCILEYGIVEDQSMKSNPDLNSFSKELFSRGTNELLNNGDDTQSGNSTPAMGVSEIRTDTILDEEVPVDPLITSILDDGRWWEEMFGSERKAGFKETVFEDMNGRSIRL